The following proteins are encoded in a genomic region of Sporichthya brevicatena:
- a CDS encoding SDR family NAD(P)-dependent oxidoreductase — MRLSGKTAVITGAAGDLGRALTRRFVGEGAAGLVLSDVDPDALAAAALAVQGSGAKISALVADVTDRDAVNAVVELAVAEHGVLDVMVNNAGVLGTTARLHRQAPEEWRRVLDINFFGTLHGVESALRVMRRQRNGSIVNTASVAGLTSWAFAAPYGVSKAAVIQLTKLAAVEYAEERVRVNCVCPGVFPSAIHAGNGADAMTAMAVRHPLGLGTVDDVTGAYVHLASDESGWTTGSVLTVDGGCSAL; from the coding sequence ATGCGACTGAGCGGGAAGACCGCGGTGATCACCGGGGCGGCCGGTGACCTCGGACGTGCGCTGACCCGGCGCTTCGTCGGCGAAGGCGCCGCTGGACTCGTGCTCAGTGACGTCGACCCGGACGCGCTGGCGGCCGCCGCCCTCGCCGTGCAGGGATCGGGCGCCAAGATCTCTGCGCTCGTCGCGGACGTGACCGACCGGGACGCGGTGAACGCTGTCGTCGAACTGGCCGTGGCCGAACACGGCGTGCTCGACGTGATGGTCAACAACGCCGGGGTGCTGGGCACCACTGCCCGGCTGCACCGGCAGGCCCCGGAGGAGTGGCGGCGGGTGCTCGACATCAACTTCTTCGGCACGTTGCACGGCGTCGAGAGCGCGTTACGGGTCATGCGGCGCCAGCGGAACGGCTCGATCGTCAACACCGCATCGGTGGCCGGCCTGACCTCCTGGGCGTTCGCCGCGCCGTACGGGGTGAGCAAGGCCGCGGTGATCCAGCTGACCAAGCTGGCAGCAGTCGAGTACGCCGAGGAGCGCGTGCGCGTCAACTGCGTCTGCCCGGGGGTGTTCCCCTCGGCGATCCACGCCGGCAACGGCGCCGACGCGATGACGGCCATGGCCGTCCGCCATCCCCTCGGCCTGGGCACCGTCGACGACGTCACCGGTGCCTACGTCCACCTCGCCTCGGACGAGAGCGGCTGGACCACCGGTTCGGTACTCACCGTCGATGGCGGATGCAGCGCCCTGTGA
- a CDS encoding AAA family ATPase encodes MEEWPLVGRASELRRLQQLLADHTAAGVVLAGPVGAGKTRLATEILRLAEMSGAATARATATRSASTVPFGALAALLIPTDQLAATPDRSQLLGLLTAELVRQSGGRRLVLVVDDAHLLDDASATLIHRVVETRAAFVVMIVRSGEAAPDAVVALWKDGLLERIEIGGLQTDAVHRLLEAAFSGPVDGAAAAFFAVRCEGNALFLRELILAALEDGALQNEEGIWRLTREPAPSDRLIEIVENGLRALQPAERTVLEYLAFAEPLGSLELNTLLDAEAAERLESDGLICSTLDGRRLQLRLAHPIYGDVLRSRMPMLRLTKMARALADVVEGTGARRREDTLRVATWRLSGGGGSSPELMLAAAVAARRSYDFPLAERLARFAAQAGAGFEAELLVAQLAGLLGRGEDAESRLGVLAGQAADDDQRSRVTLTRLDNAYMHLQPAVHRRIADDATESITDPDLRDIVIARRSWLALVTEGPKASATDAQSVLQRARGPALVMASVSAAVALGRLGQVDRAVEAADIGAAAHGALSAPLEWDPWVHVFTRSEALATAGRFDEAEALATAEYRIALDERSPLRQAYMAWTLARVNLEQGKARTAARFASEAAALFRQIDLPVGEQHSLVYEVHAHALRGNVAGANQALQRFDALPTVDAILAADLLQAKAWIAVADGDLPAARALLLEAAQAGEDRDDRVGASSALHALVRLDYAKLAVDRLAALAAQMEGDLIAIKADHAAVALGGEPEELERIVARFEAIGAHLLAAEAAADAATLWLKAGNNRRATLTQRRAVTLFEQCEGATSRPAESIETRARLTPAERETALLASRGRSNKQIAEELSVSVRTVESRLLHVYEKLGLSKRDELADAL; translated from the coding sequence ATGGAAGAGTGGCCGCTCGTCGGACGGGCCAGTGAGCTCCGGCGTCTGCAGCAGCTCCTCGCGGACCACACGGCCGCGGGGGTGGTCCTGGCCGGTCCGGTCGGGGCCGGGAAGACCCGCCTAGCCACAGAGATCCTTCGGCTCGCCGAGATGTCCGGCGCCGCGACCGCTCGAGCGACGGCCACACGCTCGGCTTCCACCGTCCCCTTCGGCGCGCTCGCCGCTCTTCTGATCCCGACCGACCAGCTCGCAGCCACGCCGGATCGCAGCCAGCTGCTCGGCCTGTTGACCGCCGAACTGGTACGCCAGTCCGGTGGTCGCCGACTGGTGCTCGTCGTGGACGACGCCCACCTCCTCGACGACGCCTCCGCGACGCTCATCCATCGCGTGGTCGAGACCCGGGCTGCCTTCGTCGTGATGATCGTTCGCTCCGGCGAAGCAGCGCCCGACGCTGTCGTCGCGCTCTGGAAGGACGGGCTCCTCGAACGCATCGAGATCGGGGGGCTCCAGACCGACGCCGTCCACCGCCTGCTCGAAGCCGCGTTCTCCGGCCCGGTCGACGGCGCGGCCGCCGCGTTCTTCGCGGTGCGCTGCGAGGGTAACGCGCTGTTCCTGCGAGAGCTGATCCTCGCCGCGCTGGAAGACGGCGCGCTGCAGAACGAAGAGGGCATCTGGCGCCTCACCCGCGAGCCCGCACCCTCGGACCGACTCATCGAGATCGTGGAGAACGGCCTGCGCGCCCTGCAACCCGCTGAGCGCACCGTGCTGGAGTACCTCGCCTTCGCCGAGCCCCTGGGCTCACTCGAATTGAACACCCTGCTGGACGCCGAGGCGGCCGAGCGACTGGAGAGCGACGGGCTGATCTGCTCCACGCTGGACGGCCGGCGCCTGCAGCTCCGACTGGCGCACCCGATCTACGGCGACGTGCTGCGCAGCCGGATGCCGATGTTGCGCCTGACCAAGATGGCGCGGGCCCTCGCCGACGTCGTCGAGGGCACCGGTGCGCGGCGACGCGAAGACACGCTGCGGGTGGCTACCTGGCGTCTGAGCGGAGGCGGCGGCAGTTCGCCGGAACTCATGCTCGCCGCAGCCGTCGCAGCGCGTCGCAGCTACGATTTCCCGCTCGCCGAACGCCTCGCGAGATTCGCGGCGCAGGCCGGCGCCGGATTCGAGGCCGAGTTGCTCGTGGCCCAACTCGCGGGACTGCTGGGCCGCGGCGAGGACGCCGAGAGCCGGCTGGGCGTCCTGGCCGGACAGGCCGCCGACGACGATCAGCGTTCCCGGGTTACGCTGACCCGCTTGGACAACGCCTACATGCATCTCCAGCCGGCGGTGCACCGCCGCATTGCCGACGACGCGACCGAATCGATCACCGACCCAGATCTGCGGGACATCGTCATCGCGCGACGATCGTGGCTCGCCCTGGTGACCGAGGGCCCCAAGGCCTCCGCAACTGACGCACAGTCAGTTCTCCAGCGTGCTCGAGGCCCGGCCCTGGTCATGGCATCCGTCTCGGCCGCGGTGGCCCTGGGCCGACTCGGGCAGGTCGACCGTGCGGTCGAGGCCGCGGACATCGGCGCGGCCGCCCACGGGGCGCTGTCCGCACCGCTGGAGTGGGACCCATGGGTCCATGTCTTCACCCGGAGCGAAGCGCTCGCGACGGCTGGCCGCTTCGACGAGGCCGAAGCACTGGCCACGGCTGAATACCGAATTGCGCTCGACGAACGGTCACCGCTGCGCCAGGCGTACATGGCCTGGACGCTCGCACGGGTCAACCTGGAGCAGGGCAAGGCGCGCACAGCGGCTCGTTTCGCCTCGGAGGCGGCCGCGCTGTTCCGTCAGATCGATCTCCCGGTCGGTGAACAGCACAGCCTCGTCTACGAGGTGCACGCCCATGCGTTGCGCGGCAACGTCGCTGGGGCCAATCAGGCCCTCCAACGTTTCGACGCACTGCCCACCGTCGACGCTATCCTCGCCGCCGACCTACTGCAGGCGAAGGCGTGGATCGCTGTGGCCGACGGCGACCTGCCTGCAGCCCGCGCCCTTCTGTTGGAGGCCGCGCAGGCCGGAGAGGACCGCGACGACCGCGTCGGCGCGTCCTCCGCCCTGCACGCGCTCGTCCGCCTCGATTACGCCAAGTTGGCGGTCGACCGTCTCGCGGCGCTCGCCGCGCAGATGGAGGGCGACCTCATCGCGATCAAGGCCGACCACGCCGCGGTCGCCCTCGGTGGGGAGCCGGAGGAGCTGGAGCGCATCGTCGCCCGCTTCGAGGCGATCGGCGCTCACCTGCTCGCCGCCGAGGCCGCGGCCGACGCTGCGACGTTGTGGCTCAAGGCCGGCAACAACCGCCGGGCGACCTTGACGCAACGGCGGGCCGTGACGTTGTTCGAGCAGTGCGAGGGGGCCACCAGCCGGCCGGCAGAATCGATCGAGACCCGCGCCCGCCTCACGCCCGCGGAACGTGAGACAGCGCTGCTGGCCAGCAGAGGCCGTTCGAACAAGCAGATCGCCGAGGAGCTGTCCGTCTCGGTGCGGACCGTGGAGAGCCGGTTGCTGCACGTGTACGAGAAGCTCGGCCTCTCCAAGCGCGACGAGCTGGCCGATGCGCTGTGA
- a CDS encoding NAD(P)/FAD-dependent oxidoreductase, with protein sequence MTTSTNTGAALPTTCDVLIVGAGFGGLYMLHKLRQLGFDAHVIEAAAGVGGTWYWNRYPGARCDIESIQYSYSFDDELQQEWNWSERYAAQPEILAYAEHVADRFGLRSGITFSTRVTATTYDAARNLWMIDTDRGAQVNARFCIAAVGCLSTPQVPSWPGVENFAGEIYHPGAWPHEGVDLRGKRVAVIGTGSSGIQIISAIADEVEHLTVFQRTPTFAFPAHNRPLSPEDLAAAKARYSEIREAARRAPQGRAFATEGRPLLGDTPDQRDEVLRRYWAMGGLDFTKAYDDISSVLEADAVAADFVRDRISEVVQDPAKREVLLPRGHPISAKRPCLEINYFASFNRPNVEIVDVRANPIVEVTATGIRTTAATHDVDVIIVATGYDAMTGTLLRLGVVGRDGVALTEAWAAGPRTYLGVLVDGFPNFFIVAGPGSPSVFSNVILAIEQHVDWISDLLTFARSAEADLVEADPAAAQEWTAHVTDIGERTFLSLGNSWYRGANIPGKPQVVMPYVGGTHVYRDKCDAVAAAGYPGVSISRHRGATVLPQT encoded by the coding sequence GTGACCACCTCGACGAACACCGGGGCAGCGCTACCGACGACCTGCGACGTTCTGATCGTCGGAGCCGGCTTCGGCGGGCTCTACATGCTCCACAAGCTGCGACAACTGGGCTTCGACGCACACGTGATCGAGGCTGCCGCCGGCGTTGGCGGAACCTGGTACTGGAACCGTTACCCGGGCGCACGCTGCGACATCGAGAGCATCCAGTACTCCTACTCCTTCGACGATGAGCTCCAGCAGGAGTGGAACTGGTCCGAGCGGTACGCCGCCCAGCCGGAGATCCTCGCCTACGCCGAGCACGTGGCCGACCGGTTCGGCCTGCGGTCGGGCATCACCTTCTCCACGCGGGTCACCGCCACCACGTACGACGCCGCCCGCAATCTCTGGATGATCGACACCGACCGCGGCGCCCAGGTCAACGCGCGGTTCTGCATCGCTGCGGTTGGGTGCCTCTCGACCCCGCAGGTCCCGAGCTGGCCCGGGGTCGAAAACTTCGCAGGCGAGATCTACCACCCCGGCGCATGGCCGCACGAGGGCGTGGACCTGCGCGGCAAGCGCGTGGCGGTGATCGGCACGGGCTCCTCCGGGATCCAGATCATCTCCGCCATCGCGGACGAGGTCGAGCACCTCACGGTCTTCCAACGCACTCCGACCTTCGCCTTCCCCGCCCATAACCGTCCCCTCTCCCCCGAGGACCTCGCTGCGGCCAAGGCCCGGTACAGCGAGATCCGGGAGGCCGCGCGGCGAGCCCCGCAGGGCCGCGCGTTCGCCACCGAGGGCCGCCCACTGCTGGGCGACACACCGGACCAACGCGACGAGGTGCTGCGGCGCTACTGGGCCATGGGCGGGCTCGACTTCACCAAGGCTTACGACGACATCTCCTCGGTTCTTGAAGCTGACGCGGTCGCTGCGGATTTCGTGCGTGACCGGATCAGCGAGGTGGTTCAGGACCCGGCCAAGCGGGAGGTCCTGCTCCCTCGCGGCCACCCGATCAGTGCCAAGCGCCCGTGCCTGGAGATCAACTACTTCGCCAGCTTCAATCGGCCTAACGTGGAGATCGTCGACGTTCGTGCCAACCCCATCGTCGAGGTGACGGCCACCGGTATCCGCACGACGGCCGCGACCCACGACGTCGACGTGATCATCGTCGCGACCGGCTACGACGCCATGACCGGGACGCTGCTACGGCTAGGCGTTGTCGGTCGCGACGGAGTAGCACTCACGGAGGCCTGGGCCGCAGGGCCACGCACCTACCTGGGCGTGCTGGTGGACGGCTTCCCGAACTTCTTCATCGTCGCCGGCCCGGGAAGCCCGTCGGTCTTCTCCAACGTCATCCTCGCCATCGAGCAGCACGTCGACTGGATCTCGGACCTGCTCACCTTCGCCCGGTCCGCCGAGGCCGACCTCGTCGAGGCCGACCCCGCAGCAGCGCAGGAGTGGACCGCACACGTTACCGACATCGGCGAGCGAACCTTCCTTTCACTGGGCAACTCCTGGTACCGGGGAGCCAATATCCCCGGGAAGCCGCAGGTGGTGATGCCCTACGTCGGGGGCACGCACGTGTACCGGGACAAGTGCGACGCAGTCGCCGCCGCCGGATATCCGGGCGTCTCGATCTCGCGGCACCGGGGCGCGACAGTTCTTCCCCAGACGTGA
- a CDS encoding LLM class flavin-dependent oxidoreductase, producing MRQSVTLPLSNNSFESIATLAGAADAAGFDTAFIYEVLRNPFTALALAARATDRIRLATGIAAAPTRTPFGMANSAADIDEISGGRAVLGLGSASGFTAACHGTTFDKPVTRMREYVTAVRAGWDYQYTKEPATVPGEFYGCEFPASPWLRENPRRQIPIYLTGIGPKMVQLGGEIADGVLGAFKTVEYMNDVVIPNVRIGAERGGRNLEDVDIASMVITCVHPDRKEAIRRARIQVGVYTCFPPCDPVIKHHGLEREKQAVLDAVAAKGFDALQDVTDDKLVDLFSIAGTPDECRAKAKEYADSLPHIIFHTPYAPPMLPEESAENVLNLCDTFGS from the coding sequence ATGCGCCAGAGCGTCACCCTCCCGCTGTCCAACAATTCCTTCGAGAGCATCGCGACACTCGCGGGCGCTGCCGACGCAGCCGGGTTCGACACGGCCTTCATCTACGAGGTGCTCCGTAACCCCTTCACCGCTCTCGCGCTGGCGGCCCGGGCCACGGACCGGATCCGGCTCGCAACGGGCATCGCCGCTGCCCCGACCCGGACCCCGTTCGGCATGGCCAACTCCGCGGCCGACATCGACGAGATCTCGGGCGGCCGCGCGGTGCTCGGTCTGGGGTCGGCGTCCGGGTTCACCGCCGCCTGCCACGGCACGACCTTCGACAAGCCCGTGACCCGCATGCGCGAGTACGTCACCGCTGTCCGAGCCGGCTGGGACTACCAGTACACGAAGGAACCCGCGACGGTCCCCGGCGAGTTCTACGGTTGTGAGTTCCCCGCGTCGCCCTGGCTCCGCGAGAACCCACGCCGGCAGATCCCGATCTACCTGACCGGCATCGGGCCGAAGATGGTGCAGCTCGGCGGCGAGATCGCCGACGGCGTCCTCGGGGCCTTCAAGACCGTCGAGTACATGAACGACGTCGTGATCCCCAACGTCAGGATCGGTGCGGAGCGGGGCGGCCGGAACCTGGAGGACGTCGACATCGCCTCGATGGTCATCACCTGCGTGCACCCGGACCGCAAGGAGGCGATCCGCCGGGCGCGGATCCAGGTCGGCGTGTACACCTGCTTCCCCCCCTGCGATCCAGTGATCAAGCATCACGGGCTGGAAAGGGAGAAGCAGGCCGTCCTCGACGCCGTCGCCGCCAAGGGCTTCGATGCGTTGCAAGACGTCACGGACGACAAGCTCGTCGATCTGTTCAGCATCGCCGGCACACCGGACGAGTGCCGGGCGAAGGCCAAGGAGTACGCGGACTCGCTCCCGCACATCATCTTCCACACGCCCTACGCGCCGCCGATGCTGCCGGAGGAGAGCGCGGAGAACGTCCTCAACCTCTGCGACACCTTCGGAAGCTGA
- a CDS encoding tetratricopeptide repeat protein: protein MRDSLAEAEHSVGRHDPETAQVAWALGRALRRAHRHPEAREHFERALAILTNERGPGHPETAALHHDLAELSFAAGWFVQGQRSAERALDAWAAAGQDDGQEASLDRLLLGSLLIAQGCHDEAEPVLRRALDFFSSAGDVESAEVAAGQLHLAKVLGAQGRVDEAAARYRRAIEIRRRVLGATHPGVASALHDLGVLYEADGRSAEAQDVWREASRILTGAS, encoded by the coding sequence TTGCGCGATTCCCTCGCCGAGGCCGAGCATTCCGTCGGCCGCCACGACCCCGAGACGGCCCAGGTCGCGTGGGCGCTCGGCCGCGCCCTTCGGCGGGCCCACCGGCATCCGGAAGCGCGCGAGCACTTCGAACGCGCCCTGGCGATCCTGACCAACGAACGGGGTCCCGGTCATCCGGAGACCGCTGCTCTGCACCACGACCTGGCAGAGCTTTCGTTCGCCGCGGGTTGGTTCGTCCAGGGCCAGCGCTCGGCGGAGCGCGCCTTGGACGCCTGGGCCGCTGCCGGCCAGGACGACGGGCAGGAGGCCTCCCTCGACCGTCTCCTGCTGGGATCGCTGTTGATCGCGCAGGGCTGCCACGACGAGGCGGAGCCGGTGCTGCGGCGGGCGCTGGACTTCTTCTCCTCGGCGGGCGACGTCGAGTCCGCCGAGGTCGCTGCCGGTCAGCTCCACCTCGCCAAGGTGTTAGGTGCGCAGGGGCGGGTGGACGAGGCGGCCGCCCGCTACCGGCGCGCGATCGAGATTCGACGACGGGTGCTCGGCGCCACCCACCCGGGGGTCGCCAGCGCGCTGCACGACCTCGGCGTGCTCTACGAGGCGGACGGCCGTTCCGCCGAGGCGCAGGACGTGTGGCGAGAAGCATCACGGATTCTGACGGGAGCGTCGTGA
- a CDS encoding long-chain-fatty-acid--CoA ligase, whose translation MSAAIRIHDYLEHWAQADPARRCLTDGERSWTYAEVDDWANRVAAALADRELADGARVGILARNCPDWVALYYGAFKCGAVPVPLNFRLHPSEWAYLLTDSGAAAVIAQEEFVGLLDGLGEAFPAGVTTKLVIDGDPDEVAEGWHSLPAVLADVAPRPRPSDRRAGDQDLWQMYTSGTTGLPKGAVVTHASVNANQLQMRTSAPVLPSDHRLVVMPLYHAGAAMSMIQVIAAGASLRTMAKFEPAECVRVIDDEQVSHLSLVPAMIHAMIRLPDLTHRRFASLRTISYGASPITEDTLRTALDIFNCGFQQAFGQTETSAALTMLDARAHERALAGEPHLLRSCGRALVGTELAVVDTDGKPVDAGVVGEVVARGPQMMRGYWNLPDATAETLVDGWLRTGDAGYLDEEGFLYLSDRMKDLIVSGGENIYPREIEEILARMPGVSEAAVIGVPDARWGESVKACVVLETGGTASEDAVISWCREHLATYKAPRSVDFLEALPRNPSGKVLKRELRAPYWADQARQVG comes from the coding sequence GTGAGCGCCGCGATCCGCATCCACGACTACCTGGAGCACTGGGCCCAGGCGGACCCGGCCCGCCGCTGCCTGACCGACGGGGAGCGGAGCTGGACCTACGCCGAGGTCGACGACTGGGCTAATCGAGTGGCGGCTGCTCTCGCGGACCGCGAGCTCGCCGACGGCGCCCGGGTCGGGATCCTGGCCCGGAACTGCCCGGACTGGGTGGCCCTGTACTACGGGGCCTTCAAGTGCGGGGCCGTGCCCGTGCCGCTGAACTTCCGCCTGCATCCGTCGGAGTGGGCGTATCTGCTCACCGACTCCGGCGCCGCCGCCGTCATCGCGCAGGAGGAGTTCGTCGGTCTGCTGGACGGCCTCGGCGAGGCGTTCCCTGCGGGCGTGACCACCAAGCTCGTGATCGACGGCGACCCTGACGAGGTGGCCGAGGGCTGGCACTCGCTGCCGGCCGTGCTCGCCGACGTCGCACCCCGGCCCCGGCCGTCCGACCGGCGCGCCGGGGACCAGGACCTGTGGCAGATGTACACCAGTGGCACCACCGGGCTCCCGAAAGGGGCAGTGGTCACGCACGCGTCGGTCAACGCCAACCAACTCCAGATGCGGACCTCCGCGCCCGTGCTCCCCTCGGACCATCGGCTCGTCGTGATGCCGCTCTACCACGCCGGGGCCGCGATGAGCATGATCCAGGTGATCGCTGCCGGAGCCTCCCTGCGCACCATGGCGAAGTTCGAGCCTGCGGAGTGCGTCCGGGTCATCGACGACGAGCAGGTCTCCCACCTCTCGCTCGTTCCGGCGATGATCCACGCAATGATCCGTCTACCGGATCTGACACACCGTCGGTTCGCGAGCCTGCGGACCATCTCCTACGGCGCTTCCCCCATCACCGAGGACACCTTGCGCACCGCCCTCGACATCTTCAACTGCGGCTTCCAGCAGGCGTTCGGGCAGACTGAGACCAGCGCCGCTCTGACGATGCTCGACGCCCGCGCCCACGAACGCGCCCTCGCCGGCGAACCGCACCTGCTCCGTTCCTGCGGGCGCGCCCTGGTCGGGACCGAGTTGGCCGTCGTGGACACCGATGGGAAACCGGTCGACGCCGGCGTCGTCGGCGAGGTGGTCGCCCGTGGGCCGCAGATGATGCGTGGGTACTGGAACCTGCCCGACGCCACCGCCGAGACGCTGGTCGACGGATGGTTACGCACCGGCGACGCGGGGTACCTCGACGAGGAGGGGTTCCTCTACCTGTCCGACCGGATGAAGGACCTCATCGTCTCCGGCGGAGAGAACATCTATCCCCGGGAGATCGAGGAGATTCTCGCTCGCATGCCCGGGGTGTCCGAGGCTGCCGTGATCGGCGTGCCCGACGCCCGGTGGGGCGAGAGCGTGAAGGCGTGCGTCGTGCTTGAGACCGGCGGTACCGCGAGCGAGGACGCCGTCATCTCCTGGTGCCGCGAGCATCTTGCCACCTACAAGGCCCCGCGGTCCGTCGACTTTCTCGAGGCCCTGCCCCGCAATCCCAGCGGAAAAGTCCTCAAGCGGGAGCTCCGCGCACCGTACTGGGCCGACCAGGCCCGCCAGGTCGGCTGA